A genome region from Acidobacteriota bacterium includes the following:
- a CDS encoding family 10 glycosylhydrolase, with protein MAITTRFPCWIATGVVVGMMAGGAAPVAQQVPVKVEPQAPPPVAAAIPSPDREFRAAWVATVANIDWPSKPGLSTEAQKAEAVAILDRLVELNMNAVVFQVRPQADALYKSTLEPWSAYLTGKQGQAPNPYYDPLEFWVAESHKRGIEFNTWYNPYRANHPSHPGGVEGLAPNSLVRAHPEMVVKLGDKGYYWMDPALKSVQDHSIAVVMDVVRRYDIDGVHFDDYFYPYWDYNDGKDFPDDKSFAAYRATGGTLARNDWRREAVNRFIQRLYFEIKATKPHCKFGISPFGIWRPGIPVSIQGYDQFDKLYADARLWLAEGWVDYFTPQLYWQIGRVSQSYPVLLGWWKEQNTRARHLWPGLTIGQGRSQEGAREIINQIMITRGMVPDAPGNVFFSMKALQGTDTALPGGLLKGVLEGTGQYFTGPYARQALVPASPWLDATPPASPEVRAKTGASGLDVSWTPRGEEAAFLWVVYQQRDGVWTHQIVPGVRTSVTLEAGATPITAVAVSAVDRTGNESSRTVLMVKAPPPGVTDQKS; from the coding sequence ATGGCGATAACAACACGCTTCCCATGCTGGATTGCGACTGGTGTGGTCGTGGGCATGATGGCCGGAGGTGCCGCGCCCGTCGCGCAGCAAGTGCCAGTAAAGGTGGAGCCGCAGGCACCGCCACCCGTGGCGGCTGCGATTCCCTCCCCGGATCGCGAGTTCCGTGCGGCCTGGGTCGCCACGGTCGCCAATATCGACTGGCCGTCGAAACCTGGGCTCTCGACTGAGGCGCAGAAGGCCGAAGCCGTCGCCATCCTCGACCGGCTCGTCGAACTCAACATGAACGCGGTCGTGTTCCAGGTGCGCCCGCAGGCGGACGCCCTCTACAAGTCCACTCTCGAACCGTGGTCGGCCTACCTGACCGGCAAACAGGGCCAGGCCCCGAACCCGTACTACGATCCGCTCGAGTTCTGGGTCGCCGAGTCGCACAAGCGGGGCATCGAATTCAACACGTGGTACAACCCCTATCGCGCCAATCACCCGTCCCATCCGGGAGGCGTCGAGGGCCTGGCGCCGAACTCGCTGGTCAGAGCCCACCCCGAGATGGTGGTAAAGCTCGGCGACAAGGGCTACTACTGGATGGACCCGGCGCTCAAGAGCGTGCAGGATCATTCCATCGCGGTGGTCATGGACGTCGTCCGCCGCTACGACATCGACGGCGTGCACTTCGACGACTACTTCTATCCCTACTGGGATTACAACGACGGCAAGGACTTTCCCGACGATAAGAGCTTCGCGGCGTACCGGGCTACGGGCGGGACCCTTGCGCGGAACGACTGGCGGCGCGAGGCCGTCAATCGCTTCATCCAGAGGCTCTACTTCGAGATCAAGGCGACGAAACCGCATTGCAAGTTCGGCATCAGCCCGTTCGGGATCTGGCGACCGGGGATCCCAGTCTCGATCCAGGGGTACGACCAGTTCGACAAGCTCTACGCCGACGCGCGCCTGTGGCTCGCGGAAGGGTGGGTGGACTACTTCACGCCGCAACTCTACTGGCAGATCGGTCGTGTGTCCCAGAGCTATCCGGTGCTGCTCGGCTGGTGGAAAGAGCAGAACACGCGCGCCAGGCATCTGTGGCCGGGCCTGACGATTGGCCAGGGACGCAGCCAAGAGGGCGCGCGGGAGATCATCAACCAGATCATGATTACGCGCGGCATGGTGCCTGATGCGCCGGGCAACGTGTTCTTCAGCATGAAAGCGCTGCAGGGCACGGACACCGCGCTGCCCGGAGGGCTGCTGAAGGGCGTGCTCGAAGGCACGGGCCAGTACTTCACCGGACCCTACGCCAGGCAGGCGCTGGTTCCGGCGAGTCCGTGGCTCGACGCCACACCGCCCGCCTCGCCCGAGGTGCGCGCGAAGACGGGCGCGAGCGGCCTCGACGTCTCGTGGACGCCGCGGGGGGAGGAAGCTGCGTTCCTGTGGGTCGTGTATCAGCAGCGCGATGGCGTGTGGACCCACCAGATCGTGCCCGGTGTCCGAACGAGCGTGACGCTCGAGGCGGGGGCGACGCCGATCACGGCTGTCGCGGTGAGCGCCGTGGATCGCACCGGGAACGAAAGCTCCCGGACGGTGCTCATGGTTAAGGCCCCGCCGCCAGGAGTGACGGATCAGAAATCATGA
- a CDS encoding carboxypeptidase regulatory-like domain-containing protein: MAQTVTGTVQGTVTDASGAVLPGVAVTIRNADTGGVREAVTNAVGFYSATFLASGRYTITSKLDGFQTVVREAIPISVNDTRVVDFQMKPANVAETVIVTAAAPTINSTNAEVKSVLTSEQIIDKPSMSPGSFLNLAEVFAGYQENPTSGQNNPTASSGSSINFNGTGSRGATFQINGVNNDDSSENQNRQGAALSTIKEFQVISNTFSAEFGRGYGAVVLVQTKSGTNSWHGDLYEYFQDSQKLRALAKWATVKPKNQRHEYGGTLGFPVLENKLFAFVSVDRTKYDGTLNYARDLFLPSELATPRLTKGNDTPENRAWIAGILARFPKDAVANDPRSNRTYATTIPFKYPDQDYSARLDWQLGQDTLIARYQYTHQLRETEDIIQGEQARQNNGQQNLGVTWTKILSNAMVGEFRYGLGWRNTQVDIAAGNDTPIVRFTSSPVSGTILGNSGAFPIHRKQIDHQFVYNLSWGITSGLTLKAGFDVRRQQLDDLADNFSRGYWTFNRSCGGVTYNTPYEAMLDGCVQRYEKAWGPFYLENRLNESNFYVEDQWRPWSSLTLSLGLRYEYVGAPKEIKNRIDYGFKADKNNIEPRVALAWSLPARTGLLGLVTGTRSGTASLRGGYGRIDGRIFQSSFSQNGASVRTNPPNAIDLVFTTTPGILSISDPSMGYQFVPGPQTVRYSVYLPASDLQMPYTKQWSASYERQLPWKSAIRLSYNGNHVIGTLRYMPTNLPQSPLNGRVLVVDHPNNAPATGYPDLRGTYITAIAADVTCAGTGYFGITFTTACPVAVPIANNEISLRVPRTNERRPDPRYGTNTLIANDAESWYNGLQVEWAKQFSQGLSFTANYTYSVAKDTNSELTYVGAGDSNSLGPNSKYAKGYSRFHTPHRFTFNGSYLVPFFKNRSDLLGLVLGGWQLSATVKLASGTPFTVTQTGVDLNFDGFAEGRPVLLDPSVLGRVVDNPDTSTTQLPASAFRAATIYDTIDMLVGRNTFFTDHTANVDAGLYKSFRLGGGKNLTVRGQLFNVFNRVQYGFPASSISSTTFGTLTSTANSYIPRTAQINVGLQF, translated from the coding sequence ATGGCCCAGACCGTTACGGGCACGGTGCAGGGGACGGTGACCGATGCGAGCGGGGCGGTGCTCCCCGGCGTCGCCGTCACGATCCGAAATGCCGACACCGGCGGCGTGCGCGAGGCCGTCACCAACGCGGTGGGCTTCTATTCGGCCACGTTTCTGGCAAGCGGCCGCTACACGATTACGTCAAAGCTCGATGGCTTCCAGACCGTCGTGCGGGAGGCCATCCCGATCTCGGTCAACGACACGCGCGTGGTGGACTTCCAGATGAAGCCGGCCAACGTGGCCGAGACGGTGATCGTGACCGCCGCCGCGCCGACGATCAACTCGACGAACGCGGAGGTGAAGTCCGTGCTCACCTCCGAGCAGATCATCGACAAGCCGTCGATGAGCCCGGGCAGCTTCCTCAACCTTGCCGAAGTGTTCGCGGGTTACCAGGAAAACCCGACATCGGGCCAGAACAACCCGACGGCTTCTTCGGGTTCGTCGATCAACTTCAACGGCACCGGATCGCGCGGCGCGACCTTCCAGATTAATGGCGTCAACAACGACGACTCGTCCGAAAACCAGAACCGCCAGGGGGCGGCGCTGTCGACGATCAAGGAATTCCAGGTCATCAGCAACACGTTTAGCGCCGAGTTCGGCCGCGGCTACGGCGCCGTCGTCCTCGTGCAGACCAAGTCGGGCACCAACTCCTGGCATGGAGACCTCTATGAGTATTTCCAGGACAGCCAGAAGCTGAGGGCCCTTGCGAAGTGGGCGACCGTCAAGCCCAAGAACCAGCGCCACGAGTACGGCGGGACGCTCGGCTTCCCGGTTCTGGAGAACAAGCTATTCGCCTTCGTCAGTGTCGATCGCACGAAGTACGACGGCACGCTCAACTACGCGCGCGACTTGTTTCTGCCCTCGGAGCTGGCGACCCCTCGTCTGACGAAAGGGAACGACACGCCGGAGAATCGCGCCTGGATTGCGGGGATCCTCGCGCGCTTTCCGAAGGACGCGGTCGCCAATGATCCCCGCAGCAACCGCACCTACGCGACGACCATCCCGTTCAAGTATCCGGACCAGGACTACTCGGCCAGGCTCGATTGGCAGCTGGGCCAGGACACCCTGATCGCGAGGTACCAGTACACGCATCAGCTTCGTGAGACCGAGGACATCATCCAGGGCGAGCAGGCCAGGCAGAACAACGGGCAGCAGAACCTCGGCGTGACGTGGACGAAGATTCTCAGCAATGCCATGGTCGGAGAGTTCCGCTACGGTCTCGGCTGGCGCAATACGCAGGTGGATATCGCCGCGGGCAACGACACGCCGATCGTCCGCTTCACGTCATCTCCTGTGTCAGGCACGATCCTCGGCAATAGCGGAGCATTTCCCATCCACCGCAAGCAGATCGACCACCAGTTCGTCTACAACCTGTCGTGGGGAATCACGTCGGGCCTCACGCTGAAGGCTGGATTCGATGTCAGGCGCCAGCAACTGGATGACCTGGCCGACAACTTCTCCCGGGGCTACTGGACGTTCAACCGCTCGTGCGGAGGCGTGACCTACAACACACCGTACGAGGCGATGCTCGATGGATGCGTCCAGAGATACGAGAAGGCCTGGGGCCCGTTCTACCTCGAGAACCGGCTCAACGAATCGAACTTCTACGTCGAGGATCAGTGGCGTCCGTGGTCCAGCCTGACGCTGAGCCTCGGGCTGCGGTACGAGTACGTGGGGGCACCCAAGGAGATCAAGAACCGCATCGACTACGGGTTCAAGGCCGACAAGAACAACATCGAGCCCCGCGTGGCGCTGGCGTGGTCGCTTCCGGCCCGGACCGGTCTCCTTGGCCTGGTGACCGGAACCAGGTCGGGGACGGCTTCGCTGCGGGGCGGATACGGCCGGATCGATGGCCGCATCTTCCAGTCGTCGTTTTCGCAGAACGGTGCGAGCGTGCGGACCAATCCGCCCAATGCGATCGACCTGGTGTTTACGACGACGCCGGGCATCCTCAGCATCTCGGATCCGTCGATGGGTTACCAGTTTGTGCCGGGCCCGCAGACGGTTCGATACTCGGTGTACCTGCCGGCCAGCGACCTGCAGATGCCGTACACGAAACAATGGAGCGCGAGCTACGAGCGACAATTGCCGTGGAAGTCGGCTATCAGGCTTAGCTACAACGGCAATCACGTCATCGGGACGCTCCGCTACATGCCCACGAACCTGCCGCAGTCACCGCTGAACGGACGCGTGCTGGTGGTGGATCATCCGAACAACGCGCCGGCAACCGGGTACCCCGATCTGCGAGGCACGTACATCACGGCTATTGCCGCCGATGTAACGTGTGCCGGCACGGGGTATTTTGGTATCACGTTCACGACAGCCTGCCCGGTGGCCGTGCCGATCGCCAACAACGAGATCAGCCTCCGCGTGCCCCGTACGAACGAGCGGCGGCCGGATCCGCGCTACGGCACCAACACTCTAATCGCCAACGACGCCGAGTCGTGGTACAACGGCCTGCAGGTGGAGTGGGCCAAGCAGTTCAGTCAGGGGCTGTCCTTCACGGCAAACTACACGTACAGCGTGGCGAAGGACACCAACTCGGAACTCACCTACGTGGGCGCTGGCGACTCCAATTCGCTCGGGCCCAACAGCAAGTACGCCAAGGGGTACTCGCGCTTCCACACGCCACACCGGTTCACATTCAACGGCAGCTACCTCGTGCCGTTCTTCAAGAATCGCAGCGACCTGCTTGGACTGGTGCTGGGCGGCTGGCAGCTGTCGGCAACAGTGAAGCTCGCCTCCGGCACGCCATTCACGGTCACGCAGACCGGCGTCGATCTGAACTTTGACGGGTTCGCCGAGGGCCGCCCCGTCCTTCTGGATCCCTCAGTCCTCGGGCGGGTGGTGGACAATCCCGACACGTCGACGACGCAGTTGCCGGCGAGTGCGTTCCGTGCGGCGACGATCTACGACACGATTGACATGCTGGTGGGCCGCAACACGTTTTTCACCGACCACACGGCCAACGTGGACGCTGGCCTCTACAAGTCGTTCCGCCTGGGCGGCGGCAAGAACCTGACCGTCCGAGGGCAGCTCTTCAATGTGTTCAACAGGGTGCAGTACGGCTTCCCAGCCAGCAGCATCAGCAGTACGACTTTCGGGACGCTCACATCGACCGCCAACAGCTACATTCCGCGGACGGCACAGATCAACGTGGGGCTGCAGTTCTAA
- a CDS encoding DUF362 domain-containing protein, whose protein sequence is MDTSTTVTRREFVKTVGVCSATAGTIVLGVPSASDAQAPAPAPPTTNIDDFMRVPRGKHALPGPFPGKVVEVRNTRALVDDKPDGKVVGEMFERGVRTLTGKDMKQSFDLLFEPGDVVGIKVNPVGPPLIHTKVELTQAVVRWLMDNKVPADHIVIWDRFDYMLKDAGYTPDKFPAGVTIEGLQTMDEEGNKWRDASGNHVSINNFDRNVFYFAKGVVGKGVKGYKDDEFYLNQHVFNGEYSYFGKLLTTRLTKIVNLAAFKNTGHGISMATKNLGYGSACNTGRLHAPLFFNVCTEVLAAPVVRDKLVLNVTDALRAQYEGGPDKNAQFVYNNHTLYFATDPFALDMVCHKQIIAKRKEMGIAVNENPRFTEYLRYAEKLGLGMVADGKINHVRVVA, encoded by the coding sequence ATGGACACCTCGACGACGGTCACACGGCGCGAATTCGTCAAGACCGTCGGCGTGTGCTCCGCCACGGCTGGCACGATCGTGCTCGGCGTGCCGAGCGCCAGCGACGCCCAAGCACCCGCGCCCGCGCCTCCGACGACCAACATCGACGACTTCATGAGGGTTCCGCGGGGCAAGCACGCACTGCCTGGCCCGTTTCCGGGCAAGGTGGTCGAAGTCAGGAACACGCGGGCCCTGGTCGACGACAAGCCGGACGGGAAGGTGGTTGGCGAGATGTTCGAACGAGGCGTCCGAACCCTGACCGGCAAGGACATGAAGCAGAGCTTCGACCTCCTGTTCGAACCGGGTGATGTCGTCGGAATCAAGGTGAACCCGGTCGGGCCGCCGCTCATCCACACGAAGGTCGAGTTGACCCAGGCGGTGGTGCGCTGGCTCATGGACAACAAGGTGCCCGCCGACCACATCGTCATCTGGGATCGCTTCGACTACATGTTGAAAGATGCGGGCTACACGCCGGACAAGTTCCCCGCCGGCGTGACGATCGAGGGTCTGCAGACGATGGATGAAGAAGGCAACAAGTGGCGGGACGCATCTGGCAACCACGTCAGCATCAATAACTTCGATCGTAACGTGTTCTATTTCGCGAAGGGCGTCGTCGGCAAAGGCGTCAAGGGCTACAAGGACGATGAGTTCTACCTGAACCAGCACGTGTTCAACGGGGAATACTCGTATTTTGGCAAGCTGCTGACGACGAGGCTGACCAAGATCGTGAATCTGGCGGCGTTCAAGAACACCGGGCACGGAATCTCGATGGCAACCAAGAACCTGGGCTATGGATCGGCCTGCAACACCGGCCGGCTGCACGCTCCGCTCTTCTTCAACGTCTGCACGGAGGTGCTGGCGGCGCCTGTGGTCCGCGACAAGCTTGTGTTGAACGTGACCGATGCCCTCCGGGCGCAGTACGAGGGCGGCCCCGACAAGAACGCGCAGTTCGTCTACAACAACCACACGTTGTATTTCGCGACCGATCCGTTTGCGCTCGACATGGTCTGTCACAAGCAGATCATCGCGAAGAGAAAAGAGATGGGGATTGCCGTCAACGAGAATCCGCGATTCACCGAGTACCTCCGTTACGCCGAGAAGCTGGGCCTGGGGATGGTGGCGGATGGCAAGATCAACCACGTTCGGGTCGTCGCGTAA
- a CDS encoding CocE/NonD family hydrolase: protein MARSHARRVLQIGVLGFVVGGASLVLSGQAPDYVRANYTKREVQIPMRDGAKLFTSIYAPKDQQHSYPIMLSRTPYSVAPYGPDAYKTAIGPSDLFARDGYIFVYQDVRGRMMSEGEFVDMRPQLDVKSGPKDVDESSDTYDTIDWLLKNVAGHNGRVGMYGISYPGFYTAAGMIDAHPALKAASPQAPITDWFIGDDFHHNGAFYLPHAFGFFSGFGWPRPAPTTASGPRFDFGTQDGYDFYKKLGPMPNANAKYFKGEIAFWNDLMAHETYDAFWRARNLRPHLKNIKPAVMTVGGWFDAEDLFGALETYKNVERQSPGASNMLVMGPWVHGGWSRGDGDALGAVKFGAKTGVFFREQIELPFFAHYLKDTPDPKLPEAYVFETGSNQWRRLEAWPPKQAVTRTLYLAAGGRLTWTAPAGEAAAYDEYVSDPASPVPYINNIAIGMTREHMIDDQRFAARRPDVLTYMTDALDGDVTVAGPISPSLQVSTSGTDSDWIVKLIDVYPDNYREPGSPSDAAALQSPSVMGGYEQLVRGEAMRGKFRNSFEKPEPFVPGQVTRVEYVMPDVFHTFQRGHRIMVQIQSSWFPLVNLNPQKFCNINAATNADFQKATERVYRSLAAASAIRLSVVDAR from the coding sequence ATGGCAAGGTCACATGCGCGGCGCGTACTGCAGATCGGCGTCCTGGGATTCGTCGTCGGTGGGGCATCGCTCGTCCTGTCGGGCCAGGCGCCGGATTACGTCCGGGCCAACTACACCAAGCGCGAGGTCCAGATCCCGATGCGAGACGGCGCGAAGCTGTTCACCTCGATCTACGCGCCGAAGGACCAGCAACATTCGTATCCAATCATGCTCAGCCGGACGCCCTACAGCGTGGCGCCATACGGTCCTGACGCGTACAAAACCGCCATCGGGCCGTCGGACCTCTTCGCGCGCGACGGGTACATCTTCGTGTACCAGGATGTGCGGGGACGCATGATGTCGGAAGGGGAGTTTGTCGACATGCGGCCCCAGCTCGACGTGAAGAGCGGGCCGAAGGACGTCGACGAGAGCTCCGATACGTATGACACGATTGACTGGCTGCTGAAGAACGTGGCGGGGCATAACGGCCGCGTGGGGATGTACGGGATCTCGTACCCGGGATTCTACACGGCCGCCGGGATGATTGATGCGCATCCGGCCCTCAAGGCCGCCTCGCCCCAGGCGCCGATTACCGACTGGTTCATCGGCGACGATTTTCATCACAACGGCGCGTTCTACCTGCCCCACGCGTTCGGCTTCTTCTCAGGGTTCGGCTGGCCCCGGCCGGCGCCGACCACCGCGTCTGGGCCGCGTTTCGATTTCGGCACCCAGGATGGCTACGACTTCTACAAGAAGCTGGGGCCGATGCCCAACGCCAACGCGAAGTACTTCAAGGGCGAGATCGCGTTCTGGAACGACCTGATGGCGCACGAGACGTACGACGCGTTCTGGCGGGCCCGCAACCTGAGGCCGCACCTCAAGAACATCAAACCGGCCGTGATGACCGTGGGCGGCTGGTTCGACGCCGAGGACCTGTTCGGGGCGCTCGAGACCTACAAGAACGTGGAGCGCCAGAGTCCTGGCGCGTCCAACATGCTGGTGATGGGGCCCTGGGTGCATGGTGGCTGGTCGCGCGGCGACGGGGACGCGCTCGGCGCGGTCAAGTTCGGCGCGAAGACCGGGGTGTTCTTCCGCGAGCAGATCGAGTTGCCGTTCTTCGCACACTACCTCAAGGACACACCCGATCCGAAGTTGCCCGAAGCCTACGTGTTCGAGACCGGCAGCAACCAGTGGCGCCGCCTCGAGGCATGGCCGCCGAAACAGGCCGTCACCCGAACCCTGTACCTGGCGGCGGGCGGGCGGCTGACGTGGACCGCGCCGGCCGGTGAGGCGGCCGCGTACGACGAGTACGTGAGCGATCCGGCCAGTCCGGTGCCGTACATCAACAACATCGCCATCGGTATGACACGGGAGCACATGATCGACGATCAGCGGTTCGCCGCCCGGCGGCCCGACGTGCTCACCTATATGACCGATGCGCTCGACGGGGACGTGACCGTCGCCGGCCCGATTTCGCCCAGTCTCCAGGTGTCGACCAGCGGCACGGATTCCGACTGGATCGTCAAACTGATTGATGTGTATCCGGATAATTACCGGGAGCCGGGTTCGCCTTCCGACGCCGCCGCGCTTCAGTCGCCGTCCGTGATGGGCGGGTATGAGCAACTGGTGCGAGGCGAGGCCATGCGCGGGAAGTTCCGCAACAGCTTCGAGAAGCCGGAGCCGTTCGTGCCAGGCCAGGTGACCAGGGTCGAGTACGTGATGCCGGACGTGTTCCACACGTTCCAGCGCGGTCATCGCATCATGGTCCAGATTCAGAGCAGCTGGTTCCCGCTGGTGAATTTGAACCCGCAGAAGTTCTGCAATATCAACGCCGCCACCAACGCCGACTTCCAGAAGGCGACCGAGCGGGTTTACCGCTCGCTGGCCGCCGCCTCGGCCATCAGGTTGAGCGTGGTGGACGCGCGCTGA
- a CDS encoding 4Fe-4S binding protein: MTGPTWRRLRLTSQVTFLLIFVFLLLRTEFPGSVRSAGADVRVPYPVAVFLETDPLVALATALSTGTLYRHLLWAVPFVLLALVVGRAFCGWMCPLGTLHHAVSSMKSEKKRGLKLLESNRYKRWHSAKYYVLTIVLVMALFGSVTGLLLDPLSFLVRSVTTAVLPVLNYGLRASLDWAQQLPLGPAAIGVTGVSMMLNATVLSFRQPHFHQAFAIGLLFTLVLALNLRITRFWCRAICPLGAMLGVVSRWSFVQLQKHDAKCNDCKRCELHCQGGDDPIPGAMWRKAECHLCMNCLGDCPEGGLSFAWSGRPGRQTRETPQLQRRAVVTSLVAGAVGLPLLRTGPGVKAAGDPLLIRPPASVPEEHFLERCIRCGDCMKVCPNNALHPALFEAGVEGLWSPVLVPRIGYCEPNCTLCTQVCPTGAIWEMTVAEKIGSPAKLAPDGTVRQPGREPNRIGTAFYDHGRCLPWAMGIECIVCEEWCPTSPKAIYLVPAQVTDATGQPRTVRQPFVEPKRCTGCGACEFACPIKGRPAVYVTSAGESRSKANQFLLPENQPLQRT, encoded by the coding sequence ATGACCGGACCCACATGGCGCCGGCTGCGCCTCACGTCACAAGTCACGTTCCTCCTGATCTTCGTCTTCCTGCTGCTGCGGACCGAGTTCCCGGGATCGGTGCGGTCGGCGGGCGCGGATGTGCGCGTGCCCTACCCGGTGGCCGTGTTTCTCGAGACCGATCCGCTTGTCGCACTCGCGACAGCCCTCTCCACCGGCACGCTCTATCGGCATCTGCTCTGGGCCGTGCCGTTCGTCCTGCTGGCGCTCGTCGTCGGGCGGGCCTTCTGCGGCTGGATGTGCCCGCTCGGCACGCTGCACCACGCCGTCTCCAGCATGAAGTCGGAGAAGAAGCGCGGACTGAAGCTGCTCGAGTCGAATCGGTACAAGCGGTGGCACAGCGCCAAGTACTACGTATTGACGATCGTGCTCGTGATGGCGCTCTTCGGCTCGGTGACGGGCCTGCTGCTCGACCCGCTGTCGTTTCTCGTCCGGTCCGTGACCACCGCCGTACTGCCGGTCCTGAACTACGGCCTTCGAGCCTCGCTGGATTGGGCGCAACAGTTACCCCTCGGTCCTGCCGCGATCGGCGTGACCGGCGTCTCGATGATGCTCAACGCGACCGTGCTCAGCTTCCGCCAGCCGCACTTCCATCAGGCGTTCGCCATCGGGCTGTTGTTCACGCTGGTCCTCGCGCTCAACCTGCGCATTACGCGGTTCTGGTGCCGGGCAATCTGCCCGCTGGGCGCCATGCTGGGCGTGGTCTCGCGCTGGTCGTTTGTCCAGTTGCAGAAGCACGACGCGAAGTGCAACGACTGCAAGCGGTGTGAGCTGCACTGTCAGGGAGGCGATGATCCGATTCCGGGCGCCATGTGGCGGAAGGCCGAATGCCACCTGTGCATGAACTGCCTCGGGGACTGCCCGGAAGGCGGGCTGTCGTTTGCGTGGTCTGGCCGGCCCGGCAGGCAGACACGCGAGACACCGCAACTCCAGCGGCGCGCCGTTGTCACGAGCCTCGTCGCGGGCGCCGTCGGACTTCCGCTGCTGCGCACGGGACCGGGCGTCAAAGCCGCGGGCGATCCGCTGTTGATCCGGCCTCCGGCATCGGTCCCCGAGGAGCACTTTCTCGAACGTTGCATTCGGTGCGGAGACTGCATGAAGGTCTGCCCGAACAACGCGCTGCATCCTGCGTTGTTCGAAGCCGGCGTCGAAGGCCTGTGGTCGCCGGTGCTCGTGCCGCGAATTGGCTACTGCGAGCCGAACTGCACGTTGTGCACGCAGGTGTGCCCGACCGGCGCAATCTGGGAAATGACCGTCGCCGAGAAGATCGGCAGTCCGGCCAAGCTCGCGCCCGACGGGACGGTGCGGCAACCTGGACGGGAACCGAACCGCATCGGCACCGCGTTCTACGATCATGGCCGGTGTCTGCCATGGGCGATGGGTATCGAGTGCATCGTGTGCGAAGAATGGTGCCCGACGTCGCCGAAGGCCATCTACTTGGTGCCGGCCCAGGTAACGGATGCGACGGGCCAGCCCAGGACCGTGCGTCAGCCGTTTGTGGAACCCAAGCGCTGCACCGGCTGCGGCGCGTGTGAGTTTGCCTGCCCGATCAAGGGCCGGCCGGCGGTGTACGTCACCAGCGCCGGCGAGAGCCGTTCCAAAGCCAACCAGTTCCTGTTGCCAGAGAACCAGCCCCTGCAGAGGACGTAA
- a CDS encoding GNAT family protein, with the protein MKAPVRVETSRLAFSPPTASDAGDVFNRYAGDVEVTRYLGWPTHRSVTDTEAFIAFSADQWERDGAGPYLIRALDDGRLIGSTGLALEAGGAAMTGYVLAKDAWGKGYATEALRAMVEVASGISVVRIYALCHPQHRASWHVLEKCGFQRDAGRTAHMEFPNLARGVPQDVLSYARRLRPEIGG; encoded by the coding sequence ATGAAGGCGCCAGTGCGAGTCGAAACCAGTCGACTCGCGTTCTCGCCGCCGACCGCGAGCGACGCCGGCGACGTATTCAATCGGTACGCCGGCGATGTCGAGGTGACACGCTACCTCGGGTGGCCCACTCATCGCTCCGTCACTGACACGGAGGCGTTCATCGCGTTCAGTGCGGACCAGTGGGAGCGCGACGGGGCTGGGCCGTACCTCATTCGGGCGCTGGATGATGGCCGGCTGATTGGAAGTACGGGCCTCGCATTGGAAGCCGGCGGTGCGGCGATGACCGGATATGTCCTGGCGAAGGACGCGTGGGGGAAGGGCTACGCGACCGAGGCGCTGAGAGCGATGGTGGAGGTGGCCAGCGGCATCAGTGTCGTGCGGATCTACGCTCTCTGTCATCCACAACATCGAGCATCCTGGCACGTGCTCGAGAAGTGCGGCTTCCAGCGCGACGCCGGCCGGACAGCGCACATGGAGTTCCCGAATCTCGCCCGGGGCGTCCCTCAAGACGTGCTCTCTTATGCCCGGAGGCTTCGGCCGGAAATCGGCGGTTAG